In one window of Zestosphaera sp. DNA:
- a CDS encoding ribbon-helix-helix protein, CopG family, whose translation MSRKERFGISIPADLSSKVKEMASKRGTTRSKMIEEVLRNYVTESAHEESPHHCTGIIVVVTGSPSLGLESLYENFREIIVGYAHQHLEGVCVNVLFVSGASQEIESLARNLSSHGCFTKFMPLHLSEFRQNP comes from the coding sequence TTGAGTAGGAAAGAAAGATTCGGTATCTCAATACCTGCTGACTTATCAAGTAAGGTTAAGGAGATGGCTAGCAAGAGAGGCACGACTAGGTCTAAAATGATTGAGGAAGTCTTAAGGAACTACGTAACGGAGTCAGCTCATGAAGAGAGCCCGCACCACTGCACGGGAATTATAGTTGTAGTCACGGGAAGTCCAAGCTTAGGTTTAGAGTCGCTTTACGAGAACTTCAGAGAGATCATCGTTGGGTACGCACACCAGCACCTAGAGGGTGTTTGCGTCAACGTATTGTTTGTTTCGGGAGCATCGCAAGAAATAGAGAGTCTAGCTAGAAATCTAAGCTCGCACGGTTGTTTCACTAAGTTCATGCCACTACATCTAAGCGAATTTAGGCAGAACCCATGA
- a CDS encoding metal ABC transporter permease, which yields MVVRALLVTYSSLVLALIITGVFSGLELRWLLTFTSLGLIFGFLSPVIAARRLYYLSAAAPHSTLFSIALSLIVTGTSWSNNYYVVAVAVSVLLMFGVSYMVRSGLDPDVATSVFVAGTTASSVLILYYVSVNYRMTYSVNALILGDPLLISYNELVMLSLTSIMTATLVITTFRENVCAGVDIDLLKLSGVKLALYDLVPYFLLGLASVVLLRLVGYVMSHVMILLPSLISINLSKRACETLAHSVGLSTISALSGLMLSTYLNISPSGSVGLLLTLIYLVTFIMRRYSLE from the coding sequence ATGGTTGTGCGTGCGTTGTTGGTAACGTATTCTTCTTTAGTGCTCGCACTCATCATAACCGGAGTCTTTTCTGGACTGGAGCTGAGGTGGCTCTTGACGTTCACTTCATTAGGTCTTATCTTCGGGTTCTTAAGCCCTGTTATAGCAGCTAGGAGACTCTACTACCTTTCAGCGGCCGCGCCGCACTCAACTCTCTTCTCTATAGCTCTCTCCCTAATAGTGACTGGTACTTCATGGTCTAACAACTACTACGTAGTAGCTGTAGCTGTCTCTGTCTTACTCATGTTTGGTGTTAGTTATATGGTGAGGTCGGGTTTAGACCCTGATGTAGCTACTTCCGTGTTTGTTGCCGGTACAACAGCCTCCAGCGTTTTAATCCTATATTACGTATCAGTGAATTACAGAATGACTTATTCAGTAAATGCTTTAATTTTAGGAGACCCTCTACTCATATCTTATAACGAGTTAGTTATGTTGTCTCTCACATCAATAATGACAGCAACCTTAGTTATTACTACGTTCAGAGAAAACGTGTGTGCGGGAGTAGATATAGACTTACTCAAGCTAAGTGGTGTTAAGCTAGCTCTCTACGACTTAGTGCCATACTTCTTGCTAGGTCTTGCTTCAGTAGTTTTGTTGAGGTTAGTCGGCTATGTCATGTCTCACGTGATGATATTACTGCCTTCACTCATCTCAATAAATCTCAGTAAGAGAGCTTGCGAAACTCTAGCACATAGTGTTGGTTTAAGCACTATATCGGCTTTAAGCGGGCTTATGCTGTCTACGTACCTGAATATCTCGCCCTCAGGCAGCGTCGGCCTGCTCTTGACTCTAATTTATTTAGTAACGTTTATTATGAGGAGGTATAGCCTTGAGTAG
- a CDS encoding zinc ABC transporter substrate-binding protein, with protein MSVKARYVGLLLILVSFLNPLISYSSNSTGITIVVTFPNLADDVNLIMCDSDRVYSLLPPSIDPHDYSLTPADVKLLEQADLIISTAHTHFELRISELRDQGVIKAVVIEIPKVSGIKLLQNPSTGLPNLHMPIYDPYNYLEFMRNLTNTLKRLNPACAGIYENKYELVRSKINELLSSVEPLNLRGIGVSPVVQYAVSWLGINLTSFLIPEEGVSPTTSIVREIEDQVKKGYVDLIIVTEEENTYVSYLRSLGVQYGVPVLEVPLPFISGSVVSKLENIADQVAKIKTQTLTNDADRGKYLSDMLPLILLGSATLLLLAWLIIHSTRTKKTSIHLEVK; from the coding sequence ATGTCTGTTAAGGCAAGATATGTTGGCTTGCTTTTGATTCTAGTTAGTTTCCTGAATCCATTAATCAGTTACTCAAGCAACTCGACCGGAATAACTATCGTCGTTACATTCCCTAACTTAGCTGATGACGTAAACTTGATTATGTGCGACTCAGACAGAGTGTATTCTTTACTCCCCCCTTCAATAGACCCACACGACTACTCCCTAACACCAGCAGACGTTAAGTTATTAGAGCAAGCAGACTTGATTATCTCCACAGCACACACGCATTTCGAGTTACGCATTAGTGAGCTAAGAGATCAAGGCGTTATTAAGGCAGTAGTTATAGAAATACCTAAAGTGTCTGGAATTAAGTTATTACAAAATCCGAGTACTGGGTTGCCAAACCTACACATGCCTATATACGACCCCTACAACTACCTAGAATTTATGAGAAACTTAACGAACACACTCAAACGTCTCAACCCAGCTTGCGCAGGAATTTACGAAAACAAGTACGAGTTAGTTAGGAGTAAGATTAACGAGTTATTAAGTAGTGTTGAGCCTCTGAACTTGAGAGGAATTGGTGTGAGTCCCGTAGTTCAGTACGCTGTCTCGTGGCTCGGCATAAACTTGACTAGTTTTCTAATACCTGAAGAAGGTGTTAGCCCAACCACCAGCATAGTGCGCGAGATAGAAGACCAAGTCAAGAAAGGTTACGTAGACTTAATAATTGTTACTGAAGAAGAAAACACTTACGTTAGCTACTTAAGAAGTCTTGGCGTGCAGTATGGCGTTCCAGTATTGGAAGTTCCCCTGCCGTTTATTAGTGGGTCTGTAGTGAGCAAGCTAGAGAACATAGCCGATCAAGTTGCTAAGATAAAGACCCAGACACTCACGAATGACGCAGACCGCGGAAAATACCTTAGCGATATGCTCCCGCTAATCTTGCTAGGTTCTGCTACCTTGCTACTCCTAGCTTGGTTAATCATACACTCAACACGTACTAAGAAGACCAGCATTCACTTAGAGGTGAAGTAA
- a CDS encoding metal ABC transporter ATP-binding protein — protein sequence MLDLTIGYAKPIVDGINAVFREKTLTQIIGANGSGKTTLIKTLVGILKPLKGSIFLYEEDVTGSPERIGRYVGYVPQIFTPSYFPYPVSVEELIESSYLLYRRKWPRTLSSSDVKKRVEEVLDLVELDKSVKNKSFWELSGGQRQRVLIARALIHEPKILILDEPFSSVDPAGRVSLASMMIKLLKSRSTTVIMSSHDPTLLLQHTDNLLLLGNGKWFFGSPGEILKENILKEVYGEAITTHEKHVHIHDYHV from the coding sequence GTGCTTGACTTAACTATAGGGTATGCGAAGCCGATAGTTGATGGAATAAATGCAGTGTTTCGTGAAAAAACCTTAACTCAGATCATAGGAGCGAACGGTTCTGGCAAAACCACTTTAATTAAGACTCTCGTAGGTATTCTCAAGCCCCTGAAGGGTAGCATCTTCTTATACGAGGAAGACGTTACTGGGTCTCCTGAACGTATTGGTAGGTACGTCGGGTATGTGCCGCAGATCTTCACACCCTCTTACTTCCCTTATCCGGTTAGTGTTGAGGAGTTGATTGAGTCGTCTTACCTCCTCTACAGGAGGAAGTGGCCTAGAACACTATCTAGCAGTGATGTTAAGAAGAGAGTTGAGGAGGTCTTAGACCTGGTAGAGCTCGACAAGAGCGTCAAAAACAAAAGTTTCTGGGAACTTTCAGGAGGTCAGAGACAGAGAGTCTTAATAGCTAGAGCTCTGATCCACGAACCTAAGATACTCATCTTAGACGAGCCTTTCTCCTCAGTTGACCCTGCAGGCAGAGTCTCGCTGGCGTCAATGATGATCAAGCTACTTAAGAGTAGGTCAACTACCGTAATAATGAGTTCTCACGACCCTACACTATTATTGCAACACACAGACAACTTGCTACTACTTGGTAATGGCAAGTGGTTCTTCGGTAGTCCAGGAGAGATACTTAAAGAAAACATACTTAAAGAAGTGTATGGGGAAGCAATAACCACGCATGAGAAGCACGTGCACATACATGATTACCACGTCTAA
- a CDS encoding ROK family protein, whose amino-acid sequence MVAVDIGATKTRVALFNSASMELVSKVVLNTPQEGGEDVVAGTIIEVVNDLVKEFSEWEVSAVGVGTIGPLDIREGRVINSPNIKLRSFELRRPLREYFRVPTYVVNDCVAAVYAEYMSGAGLGKKNVVYVTLSSGIGAGVIVDGHLLLGKDGNAHEVGHIVVSYDSDVKCGCGGTGHWEGLASGNNLWKLVKKLRSRWSGASELHKISGVEEVPAVKLFEYWERGDEFASYVINELARINAAGVASIINVYDPEVISFGGSIILNNPKLLNMIYDFVKDYVINRVPEFTITRFGDDVVVYGAAYIASKPPKELLEIQA is encoded by the coding sequence GTGGTAGCAGTAGATATTGGCGCTACTAAGACTCGCGTAGCACTATTTAACTCTGCTAGCATGGAGTTAGTGAGTAAAGTAGTTCTCAACACACCGCAGGAAGGGGGAGAAGATGTTGTGGCTGGAACTATAATAGAGGTAGTCAACGACTTAGTCAAAGAATTCAGTGAGTGGGAAGTAAGTGCGGTAGGTGTGGGGACTATAGGTCCTCTAGACATTAGGGAAGGACGTGTCATTAACTCTCCTAACATTAAGTTGAGGAGTTTTGAGCTGAGAAGGCCTCTGCGCGAGTATTTCAGGGTTCCTACATATGTTGTTAACGACTGTGTAGCTGCTGTATACGCTGAGTACATGTCAGGTGCCGGACTAGGTAAGAAGAACGTTGTTTACGTAACTCTAAGTTCTGGTATAGGCGCTGGCGTAATCGTTGACGGCCACTTACTCCTAGGTAAAGACGGTAACGCACATGAGGTAGGTCATATAGTAGTCTCTTACGACTCAGACGTTAAGTGTGGTTGTGGCGGCACAGGTCATTGGGAGGGTTTAGCTTCAGGGAATAACTTGTGGAAGCTTGTTAAGAAGCTCAGATCTAGGTGGTCAGGGGCTTCAGAACTCCATAAAATTAGTGGGGTGGAGGAAGTGCCGGCCGTGAAGTTATTTGAGTATTGGGAGAGGGGTGATGAGTTCGCCTCCTACGTAATTAATGAGCTAGCTAGAATAAATGCTGCCGGAGTTGCTTCAATAATCAATGTATACGACCCGGAAGTAATTAGTTTCGGCGGGTCTATAATACTCAACAATCCCAAGCTACTCAACATGATTTACGACTTCGTTAAAGATTACGTGATTAATCGAGTGCCTGAATTCACTATAACCAGGTTTGGAGATGATGTAGTTGTTTACGGAGCCGCTTACATAGCTTCAAAACCCCCAAAAGAATTATTAGAGATACAAGCTTGA
- a CDS encoding NDP-sugar synthase has translation MGVSTAIILAGGYATRLRPLTLTRPKALLPILGRPLLDWILDNLKNAGVKKVYISVRYMSNMIKERYGDGSSYGLKIDYVEEISPLGDGGPIPLIVEKFNINEPFLVVYGDVFSDVPIESFIRFHEKMGATASIVLTRVDDPSRYGVAQVSDGGKVVKFIEKPEKSPPSNLVNAGFYIFTPELMKFFPSKKPSKLAVDVLPKLVEQGLLNAYIHEGLWLDIGVPKDYLRANLSALKYFMPEGFVSPTSEVGDNVEIIKPVFIDENTKIGDNSVIGPYALIGRASIIGNNVRVADSLLLDNVVTESACYLKGVIVGTGSHIGRWVRISPGVILGDEVRIYDEVFITKNVTILPHKELSDDIIEEGKVIL, from the coding sequence GTGGGTGTGAGTACCGCCATCATACTGGCTGGCGGTTACGCTACTAGGTTAAGACCTCTTACACTAACGAGGCCTAAGGCGCTGCTCCCTATATTAGGTAGGCCTCTCCTAGACTGGATACTGGATAATCTGAAGAACGCTGGTGTCAAGAAAGTATATATTTCTGTGAGATACATGAGCAACATGATTAAAGAGAGGTATGGCGACGGATCGAGTTACGGGCTTAAAATAGATTACGTAGAAGAGATAAGTCCTTTAGGTGATGGTGGTCCTATACCGCTCATAGTAGAGAAATTCAATATTAATGAGCCCTTCCTCGTGGTTTACGGAGATGTATTTAGTGACGTACCTATAGAATCTTTTATAAGGTTTCACGAGAAGATGGGTGCAACTGCTTCAATAGTCTTAACACGCGTTGATGACCCGTCAAGATATGGCGTGGCTCAAGTAAGTGACGGTGGGAAAGTCGTTAAGTTCATTGAGAAGCCTGAGAAATCACCTCCTTCTAACCTAGTTAACGCAGGGTTCTACATATTCACTCCCGAGCTAATGAAGTTCTTTCCGTCTAAGAAGCCATCTAAGCTGGCTGTCGACGTGTTGCCTAAGTTAGTAGAGCAAGGTCTTTTGAACGCGTACATTCATGAGGGGCTCTGGCTCGACATAGGAGTTCCTAAAGACTACTTAAGAGCAAACCTGAGTGCTCTGAAGTACTTCATGCCCGAGGGCTTCGTATCCCCTACTTCGGAGGTGGGAGACAACGTCGAGATCATTAAGCCAGTCTTCATAGACGAGAACACTAAGATAGGAGATAACTCTGTTATAGGACCTTACGCGTTAATAGGTAGGGCGTCAATAATAGGGAATAACGTTCGAGTAGCTGACTCACTACTCCTAGACAACGTAGTTACAGAGTCTGCCTGCTACTTGAAAGGAGTTATAGTCGGCACGGGCTCACACATAGGTAGGTGGGTCCGCATATCTCCCGGAGTTATATTAGGCGATGAAGTAAGAATCTACGATGAAGTCTTCATAACGAAGAACGTAACAATACTGCCTCACAAAGAATTAAGTGACGACATAATAGAGGAAGGTAAAGTAATACTCTGA
- a CDS encoding helix-turn-helix domain-containing protein — MPYDTDVVYIEIRKSSRSFFGKLSEHGETRINLEVIKVSDSPIYLVFGYLPSNDLSNKDLRNYKYLLKKSTGHIKKLKWWSDGKMTYILAYKTRCDFMRVAEESKVNILSPYVFDRGIRKYVAVGRKENLSKYIEYLVKFYGSEYIYYKSINRPEYLCSVLVGRAIPSVITDKLTMSELSVLKSAYDAGFFECPRRTNLNDLSASLGLSKVTVDIHIRKAMKKIVDEIFKFLS; from the coding sequence TTGCCCTACGATACTGATGTTGTGTATATCGAGATTAGGAAATCTAGCAGGAGTTTTTTCGGTAAGTTGAGTGAGCATGGTGAGACTAGGATAAATCTTGAGGTTATTAAGGTGAGTGACTCACCAATCTACTTAGTCTTCGGCTACTTACCCAGCAACGATTTAAGCAATAAGGATCTAAGGAATTACAAGTACCTACTTAAGAAATCTACTGGACACATAAAGAAGCTTAAGTGGTGGAGTGATGGTAAAATGACATATATACTAGCTTACAAAACTAGGTGTGATTTCATGCGTGTAGCAGAAGAGAGTAAAGTCAACATACTCTCTCCTTACGTCTTTGATAGAGGTATTAGGAAGTATGTAGCTGTGGGTAGGAAAGAGAACCTCAGCAAGTACATTGAGTACTTAGTGAAGTTTTACGGTAGTGAGTACATCTACTACAAGTCTATTAACAGACCTGAGTATTTATGTTCAGTACTAGTTGGGAGAGCCATACCCTCCGTCATAACAGATAAATTAACTATGAGTGAGTTAAGTGTATTGAAGAGCGCCTATGACGCAGGATTCTTCGAATGTCCTAGGAGAACAAACCTCAATGACTTAAGCGCGTCGCTAGGCTTATCAAAAGTTACTGTAGATATACATATAAGAAAAGCTATGAAGAAAATAGTTGATGAGATATTCAAATTTTTGTCTTAA
- a CDS encoding dihydrodipicolinate synthase family protein, which translates to MISLWNFGEGIITAALTPLTSSGEVMEESIAEFIDFQIRSGIKGFFVLGTYGEGLAIHPRKRMYFLERFLNYVRDNTLIIVNVSSTAPELSLELAKHATDLGVSAISSLPPIYYAQDLGGLVKYFSLFSKIDSPVLIYNNPQRQNYDITPSIFEHLVNEVPNLKGIKDSSGSIERVHKLLNTSYVRNYFIAIANDLMVLHTFLLGGKAHICGLSNLFPEISHKIYTSVINNDLKLAIELQNILNSVREAVKEIPVDSSVVVRELMKLRGIDLGHPSPINRELTQNEKTKVVSRVKSIIHKSSAVLEKAGINIGDLLKLTP; encoded by the coding sequence GTGATTAGCTTGTGGAATTTTGGGGAAGGAATTATAACAGCAGCCCTCACCCCACTAACCTCGAGTGGTGAGGTCATGGAAGAATCTATAGCTGAATTTATTGATTTTCAAATTAGAAGTGGAATTAAGGGATTCTTTGTTCTAGGCACGTATGGTGAGGGTCTAGCAATACATCCGAGAAAACGCATGTATTTCTTGGAAAGATTCTTGAATTACGTTCGAGATAATACGTTAATCATTGTAAACGTGTCAAGCACGGCGCCCGAGCTCTCGCTAGAATTAGCTAAACACGCTACCGACCTCGGCGTGAGCGCTATCTCCTCACTCCCGCCAATATACTACGCTCAAGACTTGGGAGGTCTTGTGAAGTACTTCTCCTTATTCTCCAAGATTGACTCACCAGTACTCATTTATAACAACCCGCAAAGACAAAACTACGACATAACTCCCTCAATATTTGAGCACCTGGTCAACGAGGTACCTAATCTTAAGGGAATCAAAGACTCGAGCGGGTCTATCGAGAGGGTACATAAGTTATTAAACACTAGTTACGTCAGAAACTACTTTATCGCGATAGCTAACGACCTTATGGTTCTACACACTTTTCTCTTAGGAGGTAAGGCACACATATGTGGCTTATCTAACTTATTCCCTGAGATATCCCATAAAATATACACTTCAGTGATAAACAACGACCTAAAGCTAGCTATAGAATTACAAAACATACTAAACAGCGTTAGAGAAGCCGTAAAGGAAATACCGGTAGATAGCTCAGTTGTTGTAAGGGAATTAATGAAGCTACGCGGCATTGACTTAGGACATCCCTCACCAATAAACCGTGAATTAACTCAAAACGAGAAAACAAAAGTGGTGAGTAGGGTTAAGTCTATAATTCACAAATCCTCGGCAGTACTAGAGAAAGCCGGTATTAATATAGGTGATTTACTAAAATTAACTCCTTAG
- a CDS encoding sugar kinase — MINTQLDFVSIGEVLIQLNPLSPGPLRYPKLFETHVAGSEANMLIGLRKLGYTAGIISRVGNDEFGQMIISFLRGEGIDTSKIFVDPEAPTGVYFIQRHYPIPGQSTVFYYRHGSAASRMSPDDVDEDYIKKFRALIITGITPALSDSCYYAVKKAYEVATREGLDTIFDTNVRVKLWKDLNKAREKLALFLKSKIVLTNSEDLAVLFTGVSLEEAMYRVIDLGVELLVIKLGEEGSLAITKNYEIFKVQAFKVPVVEDVIGAGDAFNAAFLASVYKGISIEDALRYGNAAGALVITTRGDVESQPTWDTLELLIKKAKKEQSLIR, encoded by the coding sequence GTGATCAACACGCAACTAGATTTTGTATCAATAGGTGAAGTACTAATACAGTTAAATCCTCTGAGTCCGGGGCCACTCAGATACCCTAAATTATTTGAAACCCACGTAGCTGGTTCTGAAGCTAACATGCTTATAGGACTGCGTAAGTTAGGTTATACAGCCGGAATAATAAGTAGGGTAGGTAACGACGAATTCGGCCAAATGATAATAAGCTTCCTGAGAGGTGAGGGCATAGACACTTCCAAGATATTTGTAGATCCTGAAGCCCCCACAGGCGTATACTTCATTCAAAGACACTACCCAATACCTGGTCAATCCACGGTCTTCTACTACAGACACGGCTCTGCTGCAAGTAGGATGAGTCCTGACGACGTAGACGAAGACTACATCAAGAAATTCAGGGCGTTAATAATAACAGGGATTACTCCAGCATTAAGTGATTCATGCTACTACGCAGTTAAGAAGGCTTATGAAGTAGCTACTAGGGAGGGTCTAGACACTATCTTCGATACTAACGTGAGGGTCAAGTTATGGAAAGACTTAAACAAAGCTAGAGAGAAACTAGCGCTTTTCCTCAAGTCTAAGATAGTTCTTACTAATAGTGAGGACTTAGCTGTATTGTTTACTGGTGTATCTCTAGAAGAAGCCATGTATAGAGTAATTGACTTAGGTGTTGAGTTACTAGTGATTAAGTTGGGCGAGGAGGGATCACTGGCAATCACTAAAAACTACGAGATCTTCAAGGTGCAGGCTTTCAAGGTGCCGGTAGTTGAGGATGTAATAGGGGCTGGAGACGCTTTTAACGCGGCTTTCCTGGCGTCAGTGTATAAGGGAATAAGCATAGAGGACGCTTTACGCTACGGTAACGCAGCAGGAGCTCTAGTTATCACTACTAGGGGTGACGTAGAGTCACAGCCTACTTGGGACACCCTAGAACTACTTATTAAAAAAGCAAAAAAGGAGCAATCTCTTATCAGGTAA
- a CDS encoding DUF917 domain-containing protein, which yields MNDMIYGAALLGAGGGGSITQGLKIIKEIIDSGRKVVIADLSEVSDEELAVVSAGMGSPLAAKYGWRNEHLPAFDLLEKFLGRKINYVVPIEIGAGNVAVPVHTAAFKDRILIDGDGAGRAIPELELTTFDIYGVPISPMSISDWEGNGAILFTKDAVTAEKISRNITVAFEGVAGIALYLMSGVMARNVIIPGTLTFSTNIGKILRTCREKGIEPVEVLRRELNAYVLGSGKVINKVMKTVGGFDIGLVEVAEERGSKLRVHLKNENIIAERDGRVLAMAPDLVCWLSKDGTPLTNTDIEVGMSVWVIGFKAHEKLRTDKALKAFEHLYADVGFKMKYVPIEELISSLE from the coding sequence TTGAATGACATGATTTACGGTGCAGCATTACTAGGTGCAGGGGGCGGCGGCTCTATAACGCAGGGTCTGAAAATAATTAAGGAAATCATCGATAGCGGTAGGAAAGTCGTTATAGCAGACCTATCTGAAGTGAGCGACGAGGAACTCGCAGTTGTTTCAGCTGGTATGGGGTCTCCTCTAGCCGCTAAATATGGGTGGAGAAACGAGCACTTACCCGCTTTCGACTTGCTAGAGAAGTTTCTAGGCAGAAAAATTAATTATGTGGTGCCGATTGAGATAGGCGCTGGGAATGTAGCAGTGCCGGTGCATACAGCCGCGTTTAAGGACCGCATCTTGATAGACGGCGACGGCGCTGGTAGAGCAATACCTGAACTTGAGTTAACTACCTTCGACATTTACGGTGTGCCCATATCACCTATGTCTATATCTGACTGGGAAGGTAATGGAGCAATACTCTTCACTAAAGACGCCGTAACCGCGGAAAAGATATCCAGAAACATAACTGTAGCTTTCGAGGGCGTTGCTGGAATAGCACTCTACCTGATGAGTGGCGTGATGGCTAGGAACGTCATTATACCAGGCACCCTAACCTTCTCTACAAATATAGGCAAAATATTACGTACGTGTAGAGAGAAGGGAATAGAGCCTGTTGAAGTTTTACGTAGAGAGCTGAATGCTTACGTCTTAGGGTCTGGTAAAGTAATTAATAAGGTCATGAAGACAGTCGGAGGCTTCGATATTGGTTTAGTAGAAGTTGCTGAAGAGAGAGGGAGTAAGTTGAGAGTTCATTTAAAGAATGAAAATATAATAGCTGAGAGGGATGGCAGAGTTCTTGCTATGGCTCCTGACCTGGTATGCTGGCTCTCTAAAGATGGCACGCCTTTAACAAACACAGATATCGAGGTAGGGATGAGTGTGTGGGTTATTGGATTTAAAGCGCATGAGAAGCTCCGCACAGATAAAGCCTTAAAAGCGTTTGAACACCTCTACGCTGACGTAGGTTTTAAGATGAAATACGTTCCTATAGAGGAGTTAATAAGCAGTCTAGAGTAG
- a CDS encoding cytosine permease — protein sequence MSSESSKKKGFLYDWETERVPETMTRPWWNLAYIEMGLFASGFGIMMGGLFAGGNWPWYSILSWLIIGNLILLVFYVLIGSIGVKERVPTSYIAEKIFGSYGAKVFNALLLVGILAWAALGVHQIALAITTFTGIDPSITPVIAIILVLLSSIAGYKTIAILSEIAIPFFYVLILTWAIYFGFKVNWNAWGLNQPWGGYWPTYWSGVTFVVGLNIMASFLCPNWSRYAKSTKDVVKASSTAMFTGMILLSFLMATFAAYALTPQDTFADPSVILTRCLGLLVGGVGIVLLIWTTADNDFWYLSLSAVQLYPRIAMWIYDVFLLLGSLVIIYAGVLYRYIDFASMLAVIWSAIPGMLIAHYYVLPRMGVDVDVLKRRNIKFNVIPFVPWAIATVIAYYMSSGGLPFPELAAAVTALVLYSLLMLVYREKR from the coding sequence TTGAGTAGCGAATCTTCTAAGAAGAAAGGCTTTCTATATGACTGGGAAACAGAAAGAGTTCCTGAGACCATGACAAGACCTTGGTGGAACCTAGCGTACATAGAGATGGGGTTATTCGCGTCTGGGTTTGGAATAATGATGGGAGGGTTATTCGCGGGAGGTAACTGGCCCTGGTACTCTATACTTTCCTGGCTAATAATAGGCAACCTAATATTGTTGGTGTTCTACGTCTTAATAGGATCTATAGGAGTTAAAGAGAGAGTACCAACATCATATATAGCGGAGAAGATCTTCGGGTCCTACGGTGCTAAAGTATTTAACGCGTTACTACTGGTGGGTATCCTAGCATGGGCTGCGTTAGGAGTCCACCAAATAGCACTTGCTATCACGACATTTACGGGAATCGACCCAAGCATAACTCCCGTGATAGCGATAATACTCGTACTACTTAGTTCAATAGCTGGTTACAAGACTATAGCGATCTTATCTGAGATAGCAATACCGTTCTTCTACGTCTTGATTCTGACTTGGGCTATATACTTTGGGTTTAAGGTAAACTGGAATGCGTGGGGATTGAATCAACCGTGGGGAGGGTACTGGCCGACATACTGGAGTGGAGTCACTTTCGTTGTTGGATTGAATATAATGGCTTCTTTCTTATGTCCTAACTGGTCAAGGTATGCTAAATCAACGAAAGACGTGGTGAAAGCATCATCAACTGCTATGTTTACGGGTATGATACTCTTGTCATTCTTGATGGCGACCTTCGCAGCTTACGCTTTAACACCACAAGACACGTTCGCAGATCCTTCAGTCATCCTTACCAGGTGTCTAGGTCTATTGGTAGGGGGTGTTGGTATAGTATTACTTATCTGGACTACAGCAGACAACGACTTCTGGTACTTATCTCTCTCAGCAGTGCAGCTATACCCGAGGATAGCTATGTGGATCTATGATGTGTTCTTACTACTAGGTAGTTTAGTAATAATCTATGCTGGCGTGCTCTACAGGTACATAGACTTCGCGTCAATGCTAGCTGTTATATGGTCAGCTATACCAGGCATGTTAATAGCTCACTACTATGTCTTGCCTAGGATGGGGGTAGACGTGGATGTCCTCAAACGAAGGAACATTAAGTTTAACGTGATTCCGTTTGTTCCGTGGGCAATAGCTACGGTAATCGCGTACTACATGAGTAGCGGAGGTTTGCCATTCCCTGAACTAGCGGCTGCGGTGACCGCGTTAGTGCTATACTCACTACTAATGCTCGTCTATAGAGAGAAGAGGTGA